In Chitinophaga oryzae, the sequence GGCACACCGTCTACTACGATCAGCGGCTTTACGCCTCTCAGGTAGATGCCGGGGTTTTGGAATAAACGGGTGGGCGTGGTGATCACCAGGCCGGACACTTTACCGGCGAGGGAGTTGACCGCATTGGGTTCACGGGCTTTCACCGCCGTTTCGCCTTTTACTTCCTGTACAGCATAACCAAGGGCTTTTTTCTCCTTTTTGATACCAAGGGCGGTCACCACCACTTCATCCAGTTTTTTCTGGTCTGTCTGCAGCTGCACGTGAATGGTGGCGCTGCCTTTGATGCCCACTTCCCGGGGCTCATAGCCGATGAAGCTGATGAGCAGCACGGCGTTTTTATCGCTCACGGCGAGGCGGAAACGGCCGTTTTCATCGGTGCTGGTACCGTTGTGGGTGCCTTTTTCCAGTATGGTCACGCCGGGGAGGCCGTTGGCGCCGTCGGTGACATTACCGGTGACGATGAATTTTTCCTGTGCGGTGCTGCTGCTGCCATTGCCGTTTCCTGTGCCTGCATTGGTTTTGGGAGGACGCACCGAGATGATCACCTGGTCGCCTTTGATGGTATAGTCAAACTTGTCGGCAGGGAAAAGTTTGGTCAGTACCTCTTTCAGGGGTTGTGCATCGATGTTCAGGTTGATTTCCCGCGGCGGGAGCATGCTGACATCGTAGGCAAAGGACAGGCGGGTCTGTTTTTCGATCTGTGAGATCACTTCCGCCATGCTGGCTCTGGTCATATGCAGGGATACCCTTGGATTTTCGGGGTCCTGTTGCTGGCTGTTGGCGCCGGCATACACCAGGTTATGCCAGGTCAACAGGGAGCCTGTCAGTAACAGGCAAAGGAGTTTCCTGCCTCCGCGGCGGCGCGGTGGCATGCTTAATAGCACTCTTTTCATTAGAGCTGGTTTTTTTAGGTGAATGAGGTCCCGTCGGATGCATGGCAATGCATCACGGATGGCCTGGAATTACGATTGAAATGGTTGTTTACATTGATGCCGGATAGCAGGGTGTTAGTTCACTGTTCGTTGCTTCGGCGGTTACTTTTGGTTGAATGTTACTGATGGAATTCAAGTGTTTTTTGCTTTTTGGTAATATTGACATTTAATGCTTTCCCGATGACATCCAATACTTCGTCGAGTGGTTTATTGTTAAAAGTAGCTTGTAATACTTTGTGTGACACTACGCTGTCTGTCACCACCACATCGAGCTGATAATAATTGGCCAGTACTACGGCGACCTCGCTGAGCGGCATGCGGTTGAACACGAGGCGGTTTGTTTTCCAGGCCAGTACGTTTTCGGTGGAAGTGGATACCGGTCTGATGTCCGGTGTTTTATCCGACGAGGTGACCTGTGCGCCGGCGATCAGCACCATGCTTTTACCGCTTTTGTTCTCCGCTTTAACGCTGCCGCTGGTCACGAAAATATCTACCTGGCCGTTAGCAGAGCGATGCACGTTAAAGGCGGTTCCCAGCACTTTAATATCTACGGCGGCGGCATGTACGGTAAAAGGACTGTTCTGTTGCGGGGCTACCTCAAAATAGGCTTCGCCGCTGTCCAGTATCAGTTCCCGGCTGCCGTTTCCATAGTTGCGGGCATAACGCAGCGTGGTATTGGCATTCAGGAATACCCGCGAGCCATCCGGCAGTAGCAGGCTGTCTTTGCTGCCGGTGGTGGCCAGCGTTTGCCAGGTATGGCCCAGCCACCAGTTATAGGATAATATTCCCATCACCAGGATGGCGGCAGCCCATCCGGTACGGATTAACAAACGACGGATGTTGGAGCGGGCAGGGGCGGGCGCTTCGCCGATCTCCTGTTGCAGCTGTTGCCAGCCATCCAAACCCATGGCTGCTGCTGCATGTTCCACCTGTGGGGTGAGCTGCAGCGCTTCGGCAGCCAGTATGGTTTCCCGCAGCGCGGGGTGCTGGTCCATAAGGTCCTGCAACTCCTGTTCTTCCGCTTCGGAGGCTTCTCCGGACAGTTTCCGGGCTACTATTTCCCAAATATTCTCAGGCAACATATCCTTGGTTCTGATAGCTCTGTCAAAAGATGCCTCTGTTTATAAGGCAACCTGTTTATTCAAAAACCCCTAAAGGGGACAAAAAAATTTTTTCAGTTGTTCTTATCCTGCAGTTGCTCATGCAGTTTTTTGATGGCGATGGCCATCTGGGCCTCCACCGTTTTTACGGAAATATCCAGTACGTCCGCCACCTCCCTGTATTTCAGGCCATCTTCCCGGATAAGCTTGAACACGAGACGGCAACGGCCGGGAAGGGCGCTCACGGCCTGTTC encodes:
- a CDS encoding FecR domain-containing protein, whose product is MLPENIWEIVARKLSGEASEAEEQELQDLMDQHPALRETILAAEALQLTPQVEHAAAAMGLDGWQQLQQEIGEAPAPARSNIRRLLIRTGWAAAILVMGILSYNWWLGHTWQTLATTGSKDSLLLPDGSRVFLNANTTLRYARNYGNGSRELILDSGEAYFEVAPQQNSPFTVHAAAVDIKVLGTAFNVHRSANGQVDIFVTSGSVKAENKSGKSMVLIAGAQVTSSDKTPDIRPVSTSTENVLAWKTNRLVFNRMPLSEVAVVLANYYQLDVVVTDSVVSHKVLQATFNNKPLDEVLDVIGKALNVNITKKQKTLEFHQ